From Micromonospora sp. NBC_01699, a single genomic window includes:
- a CDS encoding GNAT family N-acetyltransferase, whose protein sequence is MLTGRLVGLRPMQADDLDFLTDLANAPQVRGNVVGWDWPVARDAQRDWFQGASRDPRNRRLTVVDRITGGPVGLTGLWEVDWHNRSALTAVKLMPGATPRGAGTDSIMLTMAWAFYDVGLRRLHSTILDFNAGSLGAYVRRCGWQVEGCDREAVFRRGRWHDLTRVAILRPEFDALPDAPEYVERACGPTPVPVQPTPDHPARHLDPAARI, encoded by the coding sequence ATGCTGACCGGCCGACTGGTCGGACTGCGCCCGATGCAGGCCGACGACCTCGACTTTCTCACCGACCTGGCGAACGCGCCGCAGGTACGCGGCAACGTCGTGGGCTGGGACTGGCCGGTGGCGCGCGACGCCCAGCGGGACTGGTTCCAGGGCGCCTCCCGCGATCCCCGCAACCGCCGGCTCACCGTGGTCGACCGGATCACCGGGGGACCGGTCGGCCTGACCGGGTTGTGGGAGGTCGACTGGCACAACCGGTCCGCCCTGACCGCCGTCAAGCTCATGCCCGGCGCGACGCCGAGGGGCGCCGGCACCGACTCGATCATGCTGACCATGGCCTGGGCGTTCTACGACGTCGGGCTGCGCCGGCTGCACAGCACCATCCTCGACTTCAATGCCGGCAGTCTCGGCGCCTACGTGCGGCGATGCGGCTGGCAGGTCGAGGGGTGCGACCGGGAGGCGGTGTTCCGCCGGGGCCGGTGGCACGACCTGACCCGGGTGGCGATCCTGCGGCCGGAGTTCGACGCCCTGCCCGACGCCCCGGAGTACGTCGAGCGCGCCTGCGGCCCGACCCCGGTGCCGGTCCAGCCCACCCCGGACCACCCGGCCCGGCACCTCGACCCGGCCGCCCGTATTTGA
- a CDS encoding glycosyltransferase, with protein sequence MTGLRVAILFKHRQSGRWLLPQVEELRRRGHQVLVVLPPGPGPLPAELARRGFEVVESPFDFRFRPSPATLRGLWRLRRLLRDLRLDILKYHLYASALAARFTSVGLRLGRVHVVVGPLFLESRIIRLVERWLWRADDVIVCGTEYTSRRYGALGVPAERRPSTTPGIDTGHFSRERFVAEQRAVAGPAVTGRQPVVAQRRSDGQRSGPTGTDGPTAADLRAKIRAELGIDQDAFVVVMVAYVYAPKRLTYHGRGIKGHDILLPAWQSFQARRPRSHLLLIGGGFSPAGERHRRELVHRFEVDADPSITWLESVTEVRPYYNASDLSVSPSLSEGHGAPVEAGAMSLPSIVSDAGGLPEVVDKASGWVVPAGRVGPLEAALASAYREFGAGVLPRRGDAARERMVRFFDHGPAAEAIADIVERTAAEVRSR encoded by the coding sequence GTGACAGGACTGCGCGTGGCCATCCTGTTCAAGCACCGGCAGAGCGGCCGATGGCTCCTCCCGCAGGTGGAGGAGCTCCGCCGCCGTGGCCACCAGGTGCTGGTGGTGCTGCCACCGGGCCCCGGACCACTGCCGGCGGAACTGGCCCGGCGCGGGTTCGAGGTGGTCGAGTCGCCGTTCGACTTCCGCTTCCGGCCCAGCCCGGCGACGCTGCGCGGCCTGTGGCGGCTGCGCCGGCTGCTGCGCGACCTGCGGCTCGACATCCTCAAATACCACCTGTACGCGTCCGCCCTCGCCGCCCGGTTCACCTCGGTCGGGCTCCGGCTCGGCCGGGTGCACGTGGTCGTCGGCCCGCTGTTCCTCGAATCCCGAATCATCCGGCTGGTCGAACGCTGGCTCTGGCGCGCGGACGACGTCATCGTCTGCGGCACCGAGTACACCTCCCGCCGCTACGGCGCCCTCGGCGTACCGGCGGAACGCCGCCCGTCGACCACCCCCGGCATCGACACCGGCCACTTCAGCCGGGAACGTTTCGTCGCCGAGCAGCGTGCCGTGGCCGGGCCGGCGGTCACCGGGCGGCAACCGGTGGTGGCCCAGCGGCGTTCCGACGGGCAGCGGTCGGGACCGACCGGGACCGACGGGCCGACCGCAGCGGACCTGCGGGCCAAGATCCGGGCCGAGCTGGGCATCGACCAGGACGCGTTCGTCGTGGTCATGGTCGCCTACGTGTACGCGCCCAAGCGGCTGACGTACCACGGGCGGGGGATCAAGGGGCACGACATCCTGCTCCCCGCCTGGCAGTCGTTCCAGGCCCGACGCCCCCGCTCCCACCTGCTGCTGATCGGCGGCGGGTTCTCCCCGGCCGGCGAGCGGCACCGCCGGGAACTCGTGCACCGGTTCGAGGTGGACGCCGACCCGAGCATCACCTGGCTGGAATCGGTGACCGAGGTACGCCCGTACTACAACGCGTCCGACCTGAGCGTCAGCCCGTCGCTGTCGGAGGGGCACGGCGCCCCGGTCGAGGCGGGCGCGATGAGCCTGCCGAGCATCGTCAGCGACGCCGGAGGGCTGCCCGAGGTGGTCGACAAGGCCAGCGGTTGGGTCGTACCGGCGGGCCGGGTCGGGCCGCTGGAGGCGGCGCTGGCGTCGGCGTACCGGGAGTTCGGTGCGGGGGTGCTGCCGCGCCGGGGCGACGCCGCCCGCGAACGGATGGTGCGGTTCTTCGACCACGGACCGGCGGCCGAGGCGATCGCCGACATCGTGGAACGGACGGCGGCGGAGGTACGGTCCCGATGA
- a CDS encoding glycosyltransferase family 4 protein, producing MRVVVTSETRFSRTPDGSVWTQDGPAYPFFSRYLAAFDTVRVVARIRQVDEPAGGSHRVDGPGVELWPVPHYIGPRQYLSRWREIRQAVCAAARPGDAVILRVPSPTGSMLAGWRERQRLPYAVEVVGDPYDVFAPGVVDHPLRPFLRHWGTTRLRHLCRRAGAVAYVTERHLQSRYPTRPGTVSAAYSSVDLPADAFVSGPRRIERSPRPGTLISIGSLDQLYKGIDTVIEALAQLTGTGIDARLVHLGDGRFRPRLEQLAARLGVADRVTFAGTVPAGAAVRAHLDAADLVVMPSRTEGLPRALIEAMARGLPAVGSTVGGIPELLADADLVSPDDPAALTEAIRRFLTQPERLSAASARNLNRARDYSLASLRPRRDQFYRTVRDATARRTPVGGRT from the coding sequence ATGAGAGTGGTGGTGACCAGCGAGACCCGGTTCTCCCGTACGCCGGACGGCTCGGTCTGGACCCAGGACGGTCCCGCGTACCCGTTCTTCAGCCGGTACCTGGCGGCGTTCGACACCGTCCGGGTGGTGGCCCGGATCCGGCAGGTCGACGAGCCGGCCGGCGGCTCGCACCGGGTCGACGGTCCCGGGGTCGAACTCTGGCCGGTGCCGCACTACATCGGGCCGCGCCAGTACCTGTCCCGCTGGCGGGAGATCCGGCAGGCGGTGTGCGCCGCCGCCCGGCCCGGCGACGCGGTGATCCTGCGCGTTCCGTCGCCCACCGGGTCGATGCTGGCCGGCTGGCGGGAGCGGCAACGGCTGCCGTACGCGGTGGAGGTCGTCGGCGACCCGTACGACGTGTTCGCCCCCGGTGTGGTGGACCACCCGCTGCGCCCGTTCCTGCGGCACTGGGGCACCACCCGGTTGCGCCACCTGTGCCGCCGCGCCGGCGCGGTCGCGTACGTCACCGAGCGCCACCTCCAGTCCCGCTACCCGACCCGGCCCGGTACGGTCAGCGCCGCCTACTCCAGCGTGGACCTGCCCGCCGACGCGTTCGTGTCCGGCCCCCGGCGGATCGAGCGGTCACCGAGGCCGGGCACCCTGATCTCGATCGGTTCGCTGGACCAGCTCTACAAGGGCATCGACACCGTGATCGAGGCGCTCGCCCAGCTCACCGGCACCGGAATCGACGCCCGGCTGGTGCACCTCGGCGACGGCCGGTTCCGGCCCCGCCTCGAACAGCTCGCCGCCCGACTCGGGGTGGCCGACCGGGTCACCTTCGCCGGCACCGTACCGGCGGGCGCGGCGGTCCGCGCGCACCTGGACGCGGCCGACCTGGTGGTGATGCCGTCCCGGACCGAGGGCCTGCCCCGCGCGTTGATCGAGGCGATGGCGCGCGGCCTGCCGGCGGTCGGCTCCACCGTCGGCGGCATCCCCGAACTGCTCGCCGACGCCGACCTGGTGTCGCCGGACGACCCGGCCGCCCTGACCGAGGCGATCCGCCGGTTCCTCACCCAGCCGGAGCGGCTCTCCGCCGCCTCGGCCCGGAACCTGAACCGGGCCCGGGACTACTCGCTCGCCTCGCTGCGCCCGCGCCGGGACCAGTTCTACCGCACGGTGCGCGACGCGACCGCACGCCGCACCCCGGTCGGTGGTCGGACATGA
- a CDS encoding glycosyltransferase, which yields MTSSPTRRDRLGDHPTRPGECPYPVTDRAVRVTHVIGWLDRGGAETVSLDLCRAIPSTDVRQTFVTLNGREGSLADDFRATGAGVTQCPVTPLRTFGPRLWRCLRALRPDVVVSHVSLTSAVILLVARFAGVPVRIARMWSEGDGRPDTRARRIRRAVLRRLLRRVATDVLGVTTAALALAGPPTGDRRYRVLYNSVDPSRVGGWEREAARSRWRLPSDVPVLAYLGRSAPEKNRPFLIEVHRAVRAHRPDARLFVVGPGGADDLLGAYPEIVDDPLVVLAGESDEIASVLAATDVLLLPSRREGLPGVVLEALAAGVPVLATDLPCLREVEPRVRGLALLPLADGPQRWADAAVAQIQLGPVERAEIRRSLHSSPFLLANAVAQWRTLWTIGRR from the coding sequence ATGACCAGCTCACCGACCCGCCGGGACCGGCTCGGCGACCACCCCACCCGGCCGGGCGAGTGCCCGTACCCGGTCACCGACCGGGCGGTACGGGTGACGCACGTGATTGGCTGGCTGGACCGGGGCGGGGCGGAGACCGTCTCGCTCGACCTGTGCCGGGCGATCCCGTCCACCGACGTACGGCAGACCTTCGTCACCCTGAACGGGCGCGAGGGCAGCCTCGCCGACGACTTCCGGGCCACCGGCGCCGGGGTGACCCAGTGCCCGGTTACCCCGCTGCGTACCTTCGGGCCCCGGCTGTGGCGCTGCCTGCGGGCGCTGCGACCCGACGTGGTCGTCTCCCACGTCAGCCTCACCAGCGCGGTGATCCTGCTGGTCGCCCGCTTCGCCGGGGTGCCGGTGCGGATCGCCCGGATGTGGAGCGAGGGCGACGGCCGCCCCGACACCCGCGCCCGCCGGATCCGCAGGGCCGTGCTGCGCCGACTGCTCCGCCGGGTCGCCACCGACGTGCTCGGCGTGACCACGGCGGCGCTCGCCCTCGCCGGCCCGCCGACCGGGGACCGCCGCTACCGGGTGCTCTACAACAGCGTCGACCCGAGCCGGGTGGGCGGCTGGGAACGCGAGGCCGCCCGGTCCCGGTGGCGGTTGCCGAGCGACGTGCCGGTGCTGGCGTACCTGGGTCGGTCGGCACCGGAGAAGAACCGGCCGTTCCTGATCGAGGTGCACCGCGCCGTACGCGCCCACCGGCCGGACGCCCGGCTGTTCGTGGTCGGGCCGGGCGGCGCCGACGACCTGCTCGGGGCGTACCCGGAGATTGTCGACGACCCGCTGGTGGTGCTCGCCGGGGAGTCCGACGAGATCGCCTCCGTGCTCGCCGCCACCGACGTGCTGCTGCTGCCGTCGCGGCGGGAGGGACTGCCGGGCGTGGTGCTGGAGGCGCTGGCCGCCGGGGTTCCGGTGCTCGCGACCGACCTGCCGTGCCTGCGCGAGGTCGAACCCCGCGTACGCGGACTCGCCCTGCTGCCGCTCGCCGACGGCCCGCAGCGGTGGGCGGACGCGGCGGTGGCCCAGATCCAACTCGGCCCGGTGGAGCGTGCGGAGATCCGCCGGAGCCTGCACTCGTCGCCGTTCCTGCTGGCCAACGCCGTCGCGCAGTGGCGGACCCTCTGGACGATCGGCCGCCGATGA
- a CDS encoding ATP-binding protein, whose amino-acid sequence MSFRFRVLGLVMLVALSATGATAWLTLRQARQQLSATASADQAQIDMISSELRAYASRQGTWEGVPTLVQRLHRDTGQRIHLETDVDVVVDTDTEENPDRATRPLGPLSALVNPRPTLSLAGVPTAQLAASTVNAIGNYRSGILLAACLTRSGVGVTTTPGALGVPAFEPTADDERFAPDLTENCRVGTAQAGRDTEADLTRTDNCIASKDSLPAPNSPDRATPDSGSPLAPTQPTGSSSVRPVPIPTDGSTTPDDTINCLTQVFNLQINDVAPQPARLYLGAQGDPAAALTSGPMLAGVAGVAGVAILCTALLSHRVLRPIGRLTAAAQRLGRGDLGGRVPVEGRDELAELGRSFNQMADSLQRGEERQRRLVADVAHELRSPLANLRGYLEALKDGVITPDPELFASLHEEAVLQQRIVDDLQELALAEAGTLAYHRVFVDLAELLETCRTAHLALAEAAGITLRAVAEPVTVHADPDRLRQVVGNLITNALRATAPGGNVTLYASRIDTTSALVRVSDDGSGIAPDALPHVFDRFWRADSARGRGTGGSGLGLAITQQIVTAHGGTITVTSTPGTGTTFTLTLPLP is encoded by the coding sequence GTGAGCTTCCGGTTCCGGGTGCTGGGGCTGGTCATGCTCGTGGCGCTCAGTGCGACCGGGGCAACCGCCTGGCTGACCCTGCGCCAGGCCCGTCAGCAGCTCAGCGCCACGGCCAGCGCCGACCAGGCACAGATCGACATGATCAGCTCCGAACTCAGGGCGTACGCCAGCCGCCAGGGCACCTGGGAGGGGGTACCCACCCTGGTCCAGCGGCTGCACCGCGACACCGGCCAGCGGATCCATCTGGAAACCGACGTCGACGTGGTGGTCGACACCGACACCGAGGAGAACCCGGACCGGGCCACCCGACCGCTCGGCCCGCTCAGCGCCTTGGTCAACCCGCGACCGACCCTGTCGCTGGCCGGCGTACCCACCGCGCAGCTCGCCGCGAGCACGGTCAACGCGATCGGGAACTACCGCTCCGGGATTCTCCTCGCCGCCTGCCTCACCCGATCGGGGGTCGGAGTGACCACCACACCCGGCGCGCTCGGTGTGCCCGCGTTCGAGCCCACCGCGGACGACGAGCGGTTCGCCCCGGACCTGACCGAAAACTGCCGGGTCGGCACCGCCCAGGCGGGACGGGACACCGAGGCCGACCTGACCAGGACCGACAACTGCATCGCCTCGAAAGACTCCTTGCCGGCACCCAACAGCCCCGACCGGGCCACGCCGGATAGCGGCAGCCCGCTCGCGCCGACGCAACCGACGGGCAGCAGCTCGGTGCGACCCGTACCGATCCCCACCGATGGCTCCACGACCCCGGACGACACGATCAACTGCCTGACCCAGGTCTTCAACCTTCAGATCAACGACGTGGCGCCGCAGCCGGCGCGGCTCTACCTGGGCGCGCAGGGCGACCCGGCAGCGGCGCTGACCAGCGGGCCGATGCTGGCCGGGGTGGCCGGCGTGGCCGGGGTCGCGATCCTCTGCACCGCGTTGCTGAGCCACCGGGTGCTCCGCCCGATCGGCCGGCTCACCGCCGCCGCGCAGCGGCTCGGCCGGGGCGACCTCGGGGGCAGGGTGCCGGTCGAGGGCCGGGACGAGCTGGCCGAACTGGGCCGCTCGTTCAACCAGATGGCCGACTCGCTGCAACGGGGTGAGGAGCGACAACGCCGGCTGGTCGCCGACGTCGCGCACGAACTGCGCAGCCCGCTGGCGAACCTGCGCGGCTACCTGGAGGCGCTCAAGGACGGGGTGATCACCCCGGACCCGGAGCTGTTCGCCTCGCTGCACGAGGAGGCGGTGCTCCAGCAGCGGATCGTCGACGACCTCCAGGAGCTGGCGCTGGCCGAGGCGGGCACGCTCGCGTACCACAGGGTGTTCGTCGACCTGGCCGAGTTGCTGGAGACCTGCCGTACCGCCCACCTGGCGCTGGCCGAGGCGGCCGGGATCACCCTGCGGGCGGTCGCCGAGCCGGTCACCGTGCACGCCGACCCGGACCGGTTACGGCAGGTGGTGGGCAACCTGATCACCAACGCGCTGCGGGCCACCGCACCGGGCGGCAACGTCACCCTGTACGCCTCCCGGATCGACACCACGTCCGCGCTCGTACGGGTGTCCGACGACGGCTCGGGCATCGCGCCCGACGCACTGCCGCACGTGTTCGACCGGTTCTGGCGGGCGGACTCGGCCCGTGGGCGGGGCACCGGCGGCAGCGGCCTCGGACTCGCCATCACCCAACAGATCGTCACCGCCCACGGCGGCACCATCACCGTAACCAGCACCCCCGGCACCGGCACCACCTTCACCCTCACCCTCCCCCTCCCATAA
- a CDS encoding response regulator transcription factor produces MGARILVAEDDRKQANLVRIYLEREGHSVLLVGDGRAALDQVRARRPDLVVLDVMMPVVDGLDVCRVLRAESDLPILLLTARTTEDDILLGLDLGADDYLTKPYSPRELAARVRALLRRAGVVSAGGQAVLRVGDLEIDAGRFEVRISGRPIVLTAKEFGILEVLASEPGRAFTRAQIIDKAFGFDHYVLERTVDVHVMNLRRKIEADATEPRYVQTVFGRGYRFSDTGVPAAVTS; encoded by the coding sequence ATGGGCGCACGGATCCTGGTTGCCGAGGACGATCGCAAGCAGGCGAACCTCGTTCGGATCTACCTCGAACGGGAGGGACACAGCGTCCTGCTGGTCGGCGACGGTCGGGCCGCCCTCGACCAGGTACGGGCCCGCCGCCCCGACCTGGTGGTGCTCGACGTGATGATGCCGGTGGTCGACGGGCTGGACGTGTGTCGGGTGCTGCGGGCCGAGTCGGACCTGCCGATCCTGCTGCTGACCGCCCGTACCACCGAGGACGACATCCTGCTCGGTCTCGATCTCGGCGCCGACGACTACCTGACCAAGCCGTACAGCCCTCGTGAGCTGGCCGCCCGGGTACGGGCACTGCTGCGCCGCGCCGGTGTGGTCAGCGCGGGCGGGCAGGCGGTACTGCGGGTCGGTGACCTGGAGATCGACGCCGGCCGGTTCGAGGTACGGATCTCCGGGCGGCCGATAGTGCTGACCGCCAAGGAGTTCGGCATCCTGGAGGTGCTGGCCAGCGAACCGGGCCGGGCGTTCACCCGGGCACAGATCATCGACAAGGCGTTCGGGTTCGACCACTACGTACTGGAACGCACGGTCGACGTACACGTGATGAACCTGCGCCGCAAGATCGAGGCCGACGCCACCGAACCCCGGTACGTGCAGACCGTCTTCGGCCGCGGCTACCGGTTCTCCGACACGGGTGTTCCGGCGGCGGTCACGTCGTGA
- a CDS encoding aminotransferase class IV family protein has protein sequence MTSFVVHRNGRPATVAELAPLAFAGYAHFTAMQVRGGRVRGLDLHLERLRVASVRMFGRALPDERVRSCLRAAIGAGPADLSLTATLYSPTAGFTPDGVMAEPEVLVRTGPAVSGPPGPLTLTTVEYERALPAVKHVGEVAKTYFVRRAVEQGFDDAVFVDRRGRLSEATIWNLAFWDGTSVVWPEADMLGGTTMGIVRRRLDRLGVPQRTREITLADLPGLAGAVVMNSWTPGVAVHRIGGVSLPEAPSFVELLHRAHRDEPLTSP, from the coding sequence ATGACCTCCTTCGTGGTTCACCGTAACGGCCGGCCGGCGACCGTCGCGGAGTTGGCGCCGCTGGCCTTCGCGGGTTACGCCCACTTCACCGCCATGCAGGTACGCGGCGGCCGGGTCCGGGGCCTCGACCTTCACCTGGAGCGGCTGCGGGTCGCCTCGGTGCGGATGTTCGGCCGGGCGCTGCCCGACGAGCGCGTACGGTCCTGTCTGCGGGCGGCGATCGGGGCGGGACCGGCCGACCTCTCGCTGACGGCCACGCTGTACTCGCCGACGGCCGGGTTCACCCCGGACGGGGTGATGGCCGAGCCCGAGGTGTTGGTCCGTACCGGGCCGGCGGTGTCCGGCCCGCCGGGCCCGCTGACGCTGACGACGGTCGAGTACGAGCGGGCCCTGCCGGCGGTGAAGCACGTCGGCGAGGTGGCCAAGACGTACTTCGTCCGTCGAGCCGTCGAACAGGGCTTCGACGACGCCGTGTTCGTCGACCGCCGGGGGCGGCTGAGCGAGGCGACCATCTGGAACCTGGCCTTCTGGGACGGGACCTCGGTGGTGTGGCCGGAGGCGGACATGCTGGGCGGGACCACCATGGGCATCGTCCGCCGGCGGCTGGACCGACTCGGGGTTCCCCAGCGGACCCGGGAGATCACGCTCGCCGACCTGCCGGGCCTGGCCGGGGCGGTGGTGATGAACTCGTGGACGCCGGGCGTTGCCGTACACCGGATAGGCGGGGTGTCGCTGCCCGAGGCGCCGTCCTTCGTGGAGCTGCTGCACCGGGCCCACCGGGACGAACCTCTGACCTCACCATAA
- a CDS encoding maleylpyruvate isomerase family mycothiol-dependent enzyme has translation MSEYVLTEKRGSDAGPEMIGGEFRRQRANFINLISKLDPADWNAKSRCPDWSVHDLVGHVINIAELHVISLSGGPGIERFMRHTPFDPNRTPARWLADSPQLSPEATIEKLRSLVEEEREQFAKHPGVPEDGMMVAPTGRQVHWSTRSLHSLWDAWIHERDVALALGVEPESKPEDFPMITMYGLLIAAGVAAGTGNPQSVTLELRNGGESRYEIGIDDGDVYVVMGTDSGPQGHGSTIEVMESLTGRGAGLAQALRAPEPVVNAMSLLGLIMSGAVAMPPGAAGAGPPSAG, from the coding sequence GTGAGTGAATATGTATTGACCGAGAAGCGCGGGTCCGACGCCGGGCCGGAGATGATCGGCGGGGAATTCCGCCGGCAGCGGGCGAACTTCATAAATCTCATCTCGAAGCTCGATCCGGCGGACTGGAACGCGAAGTCCCGGTGCCCGGACTGGTCGGTGCACGACCTGGTCGGACACGTGATCAACATTGCCGAGTTGCACGTCATCTCACTGAGCGGCGGCCCGGGGATCGAGCGCTTCATGCGGCACACCCCGTTCGACCCGAACCGCACTCCCGCCAGGTGGCTGGCGGACTCGCCACAGCTCAGCCCGGAGGCGACGATCGAGAAACTGCGGAGCCTGGTGGAGGAGGAGCGGGAGCAGTTCGCGAAACATCCCGGCGTGCCGGAGGACGGCATGATGGTGGCGCCGACCGGCCGTCAGGTGCACTGGTCCACCCGATCCCTGCACTCCCTCTGGGACGCCTGGATCCACGAGCGGGACGTGGCACTGGCCCTCGGCGTGGAGCCGGAGTCCAAGCCCGAGGACTTCCCCATGATCACCATGTACGGCCTCCTGATCGCCGCGGGTGTCGCCGCCGGCACGGGTAACCCGCAGTCCGTGACGCTCGAACTTCGCAACGGCGGCGAGTCACGCTACGAGATCGGCATCGACGACGGCGACGTGTACGTCGTCATGGGGACCGACTCCGGCCCGCAGGGGCACGGGTCGACGATCGAGGTGATGGAGAGCCTCACCGGCCGTGGCGCCGGACTGGCCCAGGCCCTGCGGGCGCCGGAGCCCGTCGTCAACGCCATGAGCCTGCTCGGTCTCATCATGTCGGGAGCGGTGGCAATGCCCCCGGGCGCCGCCGGGGCCGGACCACCCAGCGCGGGGTGA